TCTGAGTTGCTTTCGTTGAAATCTCGCTCGCCCCAAAAGATTGTGAACTTGTCGCGATACGGCTTCCCGTCCCACGGGCAAAAAGTGGCGCAGTTGCCGCACTCGTTGCATAATCCGTCTAAGTGAACGATTTGCCAACTGTTTTCCGTCTGGACAGCGACATTTGCGCGGTTTGGACAGACATCGACGCAAATTCCGCAGAAAGTCTGGCAGTCGAGACAACGACTCGCTTCGCGATGAATGCTTTCCGGATCTTTCAATTCCTTCTCGGCGGATCTTATCAATCCTTTGCGCCGGTAAATTTCGTTCAGATCGATCGGTTGGCGAGACAGTTCCGGTTCTCTGAAATCGGGATTTTCACGCCGAATAATCTCCGTGGCAACTTTTTTGCCTTCGGCAATCGCTTCAACGACAGTTGCTGATCCCAGCCGTGCATCGCCACCAATGAAAACTCCCGGAACGTTTGTTTCGTTTGTCTGTGGATCGGCGATGGCTTTTCCATAATTATTAATGCCAATCCCCGACTCGTTTAAAAATTCGGTTTCAACATTTTCACCAATGGCGGAAATCACGAAATCGGCTTGAATATTTTCGTAAGCGTTATCGATTGGAACTGGTCGGCGCCGACCGCTTTCGTCTTTCTCGCCCAGTTTCATGTTCTGACATTTTAAAATTCCGGCTTTGGAAAACTTGATAGGTGTCAACAGTTCGCGAATGGTGGCGCCCTCCTGAAGAGCGTTATCGAGTTCCTCGCTGTCTGCAGGCATTTCTGAAGTTGTCCGCCGATAAATAATAGAAACGTTCCGAACGTGGTTAATTTTCAAAGCCGCACGTGCCGCATCCATCGCCGAGTTACCGCCACCAATAATAACGACATTTTTCCCCAGATGAACTTCCGTCGGGGAATTCCGGTACGACTTGAGAAAATCGATCGCACTGATGAGATTTGCGTTTCCACCCGGTAAAACGAGCGGATTCGATTTACCAGTGCCAATTGCCAGAAAAATAATGCGGTAACCTAGATTTTTCAATTCCTCAACTGTAAGATTGCCGATGCCAAATTGAAATTTCACGCCGGTTTTTTCGATGAACGAAATATCGTTCCGGATCGCTTCTTCGGGAAGACGAAAGCCGGGAATGATGAATTGAACCGTTCCACCTGCCGCTGGATTCCGGTCGAAAATCGTCACAGAAAAGCCTGCCTGCGTTAAAAAATATCCGGCTGAAAGTCCGGCCGGACCGGCACCCAGAACGGCAACGTTGATTCCGTTCGCAGGAATGTTGGATTTCATAGAATTTGAGCCATCCGAAAAGCCTGTCTCTGCGGCAACACGTTTGAGGTCGCGGATTTTCACCGGTTCGTCGTAAAAACGTCTCACACAGCGCGTCGTGCATTGATGATCGCAAATGTGACCGGTGATGTGCGGCAGAGGATTTTGTGCGAAAATTGATTGGAGCGCCTTTTCAGGACGATTTTGATCGATTAATCGAATGTAAGTCGGAACGTCCTGATGAATTGGGCATCGTTCGCGGCAGGGAGCGGTGAAACAATTGAAAATGGGCAACGGTTTGCCATTCTTCCCGGATTTATTTTGACGATTTTCGGGAACAATGGCCGTGGATCGAATGCTGGTCAATGCGACTTTTTGTAATTGCTCAATTTCGATCTTTTCAGGAAGACCATTCTGCAAACGTTTATCAGCGACTTCGGATAATTGTCGGAGACGCAAATAGCCGCCCGGTTTAAGCAATTCTGTAGCGAGCGTCACCGGATAAATTCCCGTCTGCAAAATATCGTCCATGTTGAAATAATTCGCTCCGCCTGAGTATGAGATATGAAGATTGCCGTCAAATGCTTCGGCGATTTTTGTCGCAAGGTGGATCGTCAGAGGGTAAAGCGCATTTCCGGACATGTACATTTCGTCGCCCGGTAGAACGCCTTTGGTATTTTTCACCGGTAAAGTGTTCGACAATTTAACGCCAAACTGGCGACCGTTTTCAGTGGCAAAGGCTTTCAGGCGGCGAAGCATCGGAATTGCATCGGAGAATTGCAGGTCGTGATCGAACGACTCACTTTTCAATTCGATCGAACTATAGCCGTTGGCTTTTAAGGTTGAATTCGTGAAATCGAATCCGAGTAAAGTCGGATTCAGTTTAACGAATGTGTGCAAGTGTTTTTCGGCGAGCAAATAGTTGCAAATCGATTCGATTTCATTTGGCGGACAGCCGTGCATCGTCGAAAGCGTGACAGAGGTTGAAATAGTCGTTGGAATTGATTCAATCGCGCGATGCACAAATGCTGTATCGATTCTGTGGAATTTTGATAGAGCGCCAAAGATAAATTCCTGATAACGGCTGAAATTTGGCGTTTGTTCGGCATTTTTGAGGCTTTCGATGAAATGGTCGATTTTCTGAGTTTGAATTCCGGCGAGATCATATCCAACGCTCATATTAAAGACAAATCCGCCTGTTTGTGGTGAAGATGACAGACCCAGAGCGGCGTTCAGGAAATGTAAAATCATCCATGCTTTTAAGTATTCGTCGAATGCTTGTGTAACGGATAGTTCTGTTGACCACTCGGTATTGTAACCTTCGTTTTCCGCGGAAATACAAGGCTTTTGGATTTCCAACTCGTCCATTTTTTGGACGGTTTTCAACTCGAAAAAGCGCGCACCGCACAGATACGCCGCTACGATGTTTTGTGACATCTGTGTGTGTGGTCCAGCCGCCGGTCCAATTGGAATGTCGCACCGTTCTCCACTTAGCATGATTGATGTTGTGTTCGATTTTCGAAAAAAATTGACTTTTGGGATGCCAAAGATGGATTGGTGATCTCGATATTCGTATGCGATCCAGTCGATGAGTTTGTCGAACCGGATCGGTAGCATTTTATCGCTCACATGGACTTTCGGTTAACCAAATTCTTCATCCTTTCTGTCCAAAGGATTTTGTTTGAAAACTCGTTCAGGAATTGAATTACTAAAATAAAAATCGTTCGTTGCTCTCGAAGAGATGAAAGAGGTCTGGAGATTTTGAAATCAGCTGGTTTATTCGGTCGACGTCTCGATCGTTTCGGCGTTTTCGCGCTTTTTCTCAATCAATTTCATTACGGCAAGAACCGCCAAGCCAACGATAACCAAAATGCCAGAGGATTTTCAACATGGTTGTTAGTTTCATAAAGCCTCTTCTGTATAGTTAGAGTTTCTTGAGCAAATTGCTCGCTTCGGTTTGCATGACTTTGTCCGAGTCGCTTCCCGCCTTTATTTTCAATGCATCGTTAAGCGCTTTTCTGGCGAGATCATTCTGGTCTAGTTTAATGTATGTTTTTCCAAGCCAAAGCAGATGACGAATGTCGTCCGGTTTTAGATCATGCGCTTTTTGGAAGAACTTAGCCGCCTCATCAAAAGATGCCGCCGGAGGTTTTGCGTAGATCAGGCTGGCGATTTTTCGTTCTGCCCAACTTAGGTCGGCAAGCGCGTAATGCCACCGTCCCATGACGTGATAATTTCCATCGTTATTCGGATCGAGTTCGATGGCTTTCATGGTGTGTTCTTTCAGCGGATAGGAATTTTGGATTTTCTGCTTGGTGCCTTCAATTTCGCCGATTCGCCCGATGAGAATTGCATAGTATTGATGACCGCCCGCGACGTTCGGGGCGAGTTCGACGCATCGTTTGGCGTATTCAAAACCCGGATAGAGGTTTTTTTTCTGGACGTCGAGGTTTTCCGGGTCCTGATCCGCAAAATCGAAATAGGCGCGCGCAATTTTCCAGAGAACTTCGGGATTGTCCTTGTCTAATTTTTCCGCTTCTTTCAGTTTTGTCATAGTTCCGGAGAAATTATTTGCGTCGTGAAGTTTTTCCGCTTCATTCAGAATGCTTTTGACTTTGCCAGCCTGAGCAAATAGGAAGGACAACGCAAGACAGGAAATCAAAAGGATTTTGATAAAGAATGAGAAATTCAGGCGATTGCTATGATTAATCATGATGATTCTCCTTTGGAATTGATCTAGCATGCGTGTTGGGTGATTTTAAAAGGATTCGATAAAACTGATTTTTAGTTCGCGATTTAGATATTTCATCTGATTCCGATTGAGCAGAATATTGTTGAAATCAACTTCAAGATGTATGTTTTCGACGACCGACCACCGGATTCCGGCATTTAAATAACCTTTTCCTTTGCCGAGTGAGATTTCGTTAGAGGCGTTGTCGTTCAGCGCGGCGTCGTATTCGGCAACGACCGAAATTTCCGAATTCAGGTTCTTGTCAATACCGACGAAAAATGATGGGTCAGAGTCGCCGTCTTCCCGCTCGACTGGATTGTAATTGATTCCCGCGTGCAAGCCGAGATTCCCGAGGA
This DNA window, taken from Candidatus Marinimicrobia bacterium CG08_land_8_20_14_0_20_45_22, encodes the following:
- a CDS encoding putative selenate reductase subunit YgfK, which produces MSDKMLPIRFDKLIDWIAYEYRDHQSIFGIPKVNFFRKSNTTSIMLSGERCDIPIGPAAGPHTQMSQNIVAAYLCGARFFELKTVQKMDELEIQKPCISAENEGYNTEWSTELSVTQAFDEYLKAWMILHFLNAALGLSSSPQTGGFVFNMSVGYDLAGIQTQKIDHFIESLKNAEQTPNFSRYQEFIFGALSKFHRIDTAFVHRAIESIPTTISTSVTLSTMHGCPPNEIESICNYLLAEKHLHTFVKLNPTLLGFDFTNSTLKANGYSSIELKSESFDHDLQFSDAIPMLRRLKAFATENGRQFGVKLSNTLPVKNTKGVLPGDEMYMSGNALYPLTIHLATKIAEAFDGNLHISYSGGANYFNMDDILQTGIYPVTLATELLKPGGYLRLRQLSEVADKRLQNGLPEKIEIEQLQKVALTSIRSTAIVPENRQNKSGKNGKPLPIFNCFTAPCRERCPIHQDVPTYIRLIDQNRPEKALQSIFAQNPLPHITGHICDHQCTTRCVRRFYDEPVKIRDLKRVAAETGFSDGSNSMKSNIPANGINVAVLGAGPAGLSAGYFLTQAGFSVTIFDRNPAAGGTVQFIIPGFRLPEEAIRNDISFIEKTGVKFQFGIGNLTVEELKNLGYRIIFLAIGTGKSNPLVLPGGNANLISAIDFLKSYRNSPTEVHLGKNVVIIGGGNSAMDAARAALKINHVRNVSIIYRRTTSEMPADSEELDNALQEGATIRELLTPIKFSKAGILKCQNMKLGEKDESGRRRPVPIDNAYENIQADFVISAIGENVETEFLNESGIGINNYGKAIADPQTNETNVPGVFIGGDARLGSATVVEAIAEGKKVATEIIRRENPDFREPELSRQPIDLNEIYRRKGLIRSAEKELKDPESIHREASRCLDCQTFCGICVDVCPNRANVAVQTENSWQIVHLDGLCNECGNCATFCPWDGKPYRDKFTIFWGERDFNESNS